In Phyllostomus discolor isolate MPI-MPIP mPhyDis1 chromosome 3, mPhyDis1.pri.v3, whole genome shotgun sequence, a single genomic region encodes these proteins:
- the AK3 gene encoding GTP:AMP phosphotransferase AK3, mitochondrial isoform X1, with amino-acid sequence MGASSRLLRAVIMGAPGSGKGTVSSRITKHFELKHLSSGDLLRDNMLRGTEIGVLAKTFIEQGKLIPDDVMTRLAFHELKNLTQYNWLLDGFPRTLPQAEALDRAYPIDLVINLNVPFEVIKQRLTARWIHPASGRVYNIEFNPPKNVGIDDLTGEPLTQREDDRPETVVKRLKAYEAQTQPVLEYYQKKGVLETFSGTETNKIWPHVYAFLQTKVPQINQKAPVTP; translated from the exons ATGGGGGCGTCCTCGCGGCTACTGCGCGCGGTGATCATGGGGGCGCCGGGCTCCGGCAAGGGCACCGTGTCGTCGCGCATCACTAAACACTTTGAGCTGAAGCACCTCTCCAGCGGGGATCTGCTCCGAGACAACATGCTTCGGGGCACAG AGATTGGTGTGTTAGCCAAGACTTTCATTGAACAAGGGAAGCTCATTCCAGATGATGTCATGACTCGACTGGCCTTTCATGAGCTGAAAAACCTCACCCAATATAACTGGCTATTGGATG gtTTTCCAAGGACTCTTCCTCAGGCAGAAGCCTTGGATAGAGCTTATCCGATAGATCTAGTGATTAATCTGAACGTGCCCTTTGAAGTCATTAAGCAACGCCTCACTGCTCGCTGGATTCATCCCGCCAGTGGCCGAGTCTACAACATCGAATTCAACCCTCCCAAAAATGTG GGCATTGATGATCTGACCGGAGAGCCTCTCACTCAGCGTGAGGACGACAGACCAGAGACAGTTGTCAAGAGGCTGAAGGCTTACGAAGCTCAAACACAGCCCGTCTTGGAATACTACCA GAAAAAAGGAGTATTGGAAACATTCTCTGGAACCGAAACCAACAAGATCTGGCCCCATGTATATGCCTTCCTACAAACAAAAGTTCCACAAATTAACCAGAAAGCACCAGTTACTCCATGA
- the AK3 gene encoding GTP:AMP phosphotransferase AK3, mitochondrial isoform X2 — protein MGASSRLLRAVIMGAPGSGKGTVSSRITKHFELKHLSSGDLLRDNMLRGTEIGVLAKTFIEQGKLIPDDVMTRLAFHELKNLTQYNWLLDGFPRTLPQAEALDRAYPIDLVINLNVPFEVIKQRLTARWIHPASGRVYNIEFNPPKNVGIDDLTGEPLTQREDDRPETVVKRLKAYEAQTQPVLEYYQLPA, from the exons ATGGGGGCGTCCTCGCGGCTACTGCGCGCGGTGATCATGGGGGCGCCGGGCTCCGGCAAGGGCACCGTGTCGTCGCGCATCACTAAACACTTTGAGCTGAAGCACCTCTCCAGCGGGGATCTGCTCCGAGACAACATGCTTCGGGGCACAG AGATTGGTGTGTTAGCCAAGACTTTCATTGAACAAGGGAAGCTCATTCCAGATGATGTCATGACTCGACTGGCCTTTCATGAGCTGAAAAACCTCACCCAATATAACTGGCTATTGGATG gtTTTCCAAGGACTCTTCCTCAGGCAGAAGCCTTGGATAGAGCTTATCCGATAGATCTAGTGATTAATCTGAACGTGCCCTTTGAAGTCATTAAGCAACGCCTCACTGCTCGCTGGATTCATCCCGCCAGTGGCCGAGTCTACAACATCGAATTCAACCCTCCCAAAAATGTG GGCATTGATGATCTGACCGGAGAGCCTCTCACTCAGCGTGAGGACGACAGACCAGAGACAGTTGTCAAGAGGCTGAAGGCTTACGAAGCTCAAACACAGCCCGTCTTGGAATACTACCA GCTTCCTGCATAG
- the AK3 gene encoding GTP:AMP phosphotransferase AK3, mitochondrial isoform X3, which produces MGASSRLLRAVIMGAPGSGKGTVSSRITKHFELKHLSSGDLLRDNMLRGTGFPRTLPQAEALDRAYPIDLVINLNVPFEVIKQRLTARWIHPASGRVYNIEFNPPKNVGIDDLTGEPLTQREDDRPETVVKRLKAYEAQTQPVLEYYQKKGVLETFSGTETNKIWPHVYAFLQTKVPQINQKAPVTP; this is translated from the exons ATGGGGGCGTCCTCGCGGCTACTGCGCGCGGTGATCATGGGGGCGCCGGGCTCCGGCAAGGGCACCGTGTCGTCGCGCATCACTAAACACTTTGAGCTGAAGCACCTCTCCAGCGGGGATCTGCTCCGAGACAACATGCTTCGGGGCACAG gtTTTCCAAGGACTCTTCCTCAGGCAGAAGCCTTGGATAGAGCTTATCCGATAGATCTAGTGATTAATCTGAACGTGCCCTTTGAAGTCATTAAGCAACGCCTCACTGCTCGCTGGATTCATCCCGCCAGTGGCCGAGTCTACAACATCGAATTCAACCCTCCCAAAAATGTG GGCATTGATGATCTGACCGGAGAGCCTCTCACTCAGCGTGAGGACGACAGACCAGAGACAGTTGTCAAGAGGCTGAAGGCTTACGAAGCTCAAACACAGCCCGTCTTGGAATACTACCA GAAAAAAGGAGTATTGGAAACATTCTCTGGAACCGAAACCAACAAGATCTGGCCCCATGTATATGCCTTCCTACAAACAAAAGTTCCACAAATTAACCAGAAAGCACCAGTTACTCCATGA